The genomic interval AGTCTTTGGACTTCTAATTCTCTTTTACACATAAAGAGTTGTTATAGGTGGCTTTCAAGATCTCATCTACCTTCATAACATTGGGTAAGACTCTTAAAATTATTAAGCCTAGAAAGGGTCTGGATCTCATTTAAGTGGTCACTACAGAGTTGGTTTTAGATTTTGTAACTTTTATTCCTGGATCTTTCCTCTGGATAAATAATTGTTATTTAAAGGTATAGTTTGGAAAAGCTCCCAGGAAGAGGCTTATGGGAATGAAGTTATTTCTGGTCGCCATGTAAAGGAGAACAGACTGAGCAAGCACAGAGCTCCTTGTTAaatttttcttccactttgaCCCACTTGAGTTTTTATCTGACCATACAACTCCCATAGACTCTTTATGAAACTCTGTTAGGGTTAATTACCCTAGGTATAAAATGCAttcctcacacacacaaaaaatgtattCCTCGCTTTGCTTCCCCAGGAATTGGAAAAGAAGGTATACTGAAGGtttttgaggtatttttcttgGAGAAATGAAATGTGTATGTATAGTGGAAAGTGGCGAGGTGGCAGAGATGGAAGAACAGGAGAATGTTTTGAAAATGGAAAAGGACATGAAAAAGTCTGGATATTATGgtgatctttttttcctttcagcctGATACCTCTACTACTGATGGTACCTGTATTCTGTCTTGGCAATGCCAGTGAATGTTTTCACAACTTTAGCCAGAGCCATAGGTGAGTGAGGACCCAATCTCTCATTTTTATAGTAGTATATATCTATTCTTTTCTATAAAGAGATGGAAGAAGACTTTCTACATACATTCTGGCTAAGGTGCACAATGGTCTGTGGAATAATGTGTAGTTAATGCTGAAAATATGTAAGTGGAAGTAGAACACAAAGTAACTAGAATATAATGTTTCTACGAGAAGGAAAAAAGTGTTATGGATAAGGATTAGcaaaatgataagtaaaattGCATGCTTATGAACTTTTGTTGCACTAATAGGAACCTCTCTCATTTTATATCTGTGGCAGTACTCTTGTCCATTGATTCTCTCTCTAGGTGTATCCTGATGTACTCACCTCCATCAGCCATGGCTGATCTCTTGCCTTCTGCCAACACATCAGTCTGTAGGACACTTTATTTTTATGGGCTCACCATTTTCCTGGCCAGCTTTCTACTCAGCCTCTTCACCATTGTGGTATGGTACCACCTTACCTGCCTTTGTGGAAagaagtggggatagagtgggatgGGGCAGTACTCCCAAGGCCTGGGAAAGATGAGATGGAGAGTCACTTTCTATAATCCTAGAATTAAGAAAGCAGCTAAGAGATATTGACAATTTAATAGTCTTTTGGACTTCCCCAAGATCAAATGATGAGTAGGGAAAAGAGCCTGTATGCATTCTGTGGGAAATATCCTCATTCTAGAACTAATATATATTCTTGTGGATCCTCATGGAGGATCAGTGCAGAAAACTAATGTATGTCACGTATATTCTTTATAGAGAGTTGACACTCTGGGACGTAGCACATGAACTTtggtttaattttccaaataatgaaagttttattttctcaattcttTATTGGCTataattttgcatttctgttaTATCTAACAGGTTAAGGTACTAAGTGGTTCAGGCAGTTATTAAATACTCATCTGACATCATCAGAATGATGTGAAATCGAAATAATCAGCTATGGGacaatgttatttatatttaacttctAGTACAAAATTAGTAAGCAAACACATATGCCATTTAATTTGCCATATCTATTTTTCAGTATCATTTTGTCCTCTCTTCATATGCTCATTGAGGGATTACAAACTATCTACCTGCAGACAAATTTATCTCACagataaatttgtattttctagcACAGCTAGCACATGTGGACCAAATATAATGTGGAAAATTCCTTTGACAATTCAAATATAAGTTATGGAGATAGCATAGATCAGATCAGCAACTTTGTAAAAAATACACAGTGACTAACTTATATTAAAATGGCTTTGATGGTTTATCTTTAGAGCTAATTGACAAGGAAGACAGGTAGCCTGGCACCCTTAGGacttctgtttgcttcttcagAATAACCCAGGCTTCAAAGGACATTTGGAATTAGCAGtctcattctttttatatatattgtatttttctgaagctggaaacggggagaaacagtcagacagactcccgcatgtgcccgaccgggatccacccggcacgcccaccaggggcgatgctctgcccaccagggggtgatgctctgcccctccggggtgtcgctctgccacaaccagatccactctagcgcctggggcagaggccacagagccatccccagcgcccgggccatctttgctccaatggagccttggctgcaggaggggaagagagagacagagaggaaggagaggggggagtggagaagcaaatgggcgcttctcctatgtgccctgggcgggaatcgaacccaggtcccccgcacgccaggccgacgctctaccgctgagccaactggccagggcctagtctcaTTCTTTTTTAGGTGAACTGATTCTACTAGCCATACAttttctcaaataaattaaaGCGTGTTTTTGATTCCTATGTCTGTGGGAAGAGGAAACTAGATGGCTAAACTTAAGTAATAGGTTGCTAATTTAGAGTATGGATTTGGATTATTAGGGAAAGGTTTCAAATTTGGTCATATTTTTACCAAGATTATTACCTAATTTACTCCCCACATAAAGTACATTGCACTTCTgaactgatttatattttttttcattagctaAACCCTATAAAGATGGACcccaaaaggaaggggaaagcagTATATTTTCCATCTAAGGGCAAGAAGAGACATATTTTTCCGCTTAGAGTTGAGAATTTAAGCATAGTCATAGTACTTAAGTATTTATTTCAAGGATATTAAGcatagaatacttttttttttttttttttttttttcatttttttttttctgaagctggaaacagggagagacagtcagacagactcccgcatgcgcccgaccgggatccacccggcacgcccaccaggggcgacgctctgccctccagggggcgatgctctgcccatcctgggcgtcgccatgttgcgaccagagccactctagcgcctggggcagaggccacagagccatccccagcgcccgggccatctttgctccaatggagccttggctgcgggaggggaagaaagagacagagagggaaagcgcggcggaggggtggagaagcaaatgggcgcttctcctgtgtgccctggccaggaatcgaacccgggtcctccgcacgctaggccgacgctctaccgctgagccaaccggccagggctagaatacttttttttatgtgccaATTGTACtaaaagtttatttcaaaatgaaatcttttttttttttaaataattttatttttttaatggggcaacatcaataaatcaggatacatatattcaaagagaacaagtccaggttatcttgtcgttcaattatgttgcatacccaacacccaaagtcagattgtcctctgtcaccttctatctagttttctttgtgcccctccccttccccctttccctctccctttcccccctccccccgtaaccaccacactcttatcaatgtctcttagtttcacttttatgtcccacctacgtatggaataatgcagttcctggttttttctgatttatttatttctcttcgtatcatgttatcaagatcccaccattttgctgtaaatgatccgatgtcatcatttcttatggctgagtagtattccatagtgtatatgtgccacatcttctttatccagtcatctattgacgggctttttggttgtttccatgtcctggccactgtgaacaatgctgcagtgaacatggggctgcatgtgtctttacatatcaatgttagCATAGAATACTTTTTAACACAATTTCTAATTAAGTGTTTCAAAAGAGGGTCTCAATAGATCTTAATTTTAACCTCTCATGCATATTGTGATGAGCTTCAGTGAGAAAAAAGTCCTGAAAGTTGATGTAAGGTTCATGTTTTGAACATGGTAACCACAAGTTTGGCTAGTATCTGTCCATTTTTCTAACCAAGCAAAAGTTCATTCTGAAGATAGTTTTATCTCAGAAAAAGCCTGATCTCAGTAAAGACAGAAGAATGACCTTTCCTGTTGTCAGATCTTAAGAGAGATTCCTCTAAAATGATAGGAGGATAGACCTGGGAAGTTACTGAGCCCTGGGCAGACTGCTCACTGCTGTACCCATGTCTAGGTCTTGCTCATCCAAGCCCAGGCACTGTATAAGAAGTTTGTGAAATCAACTGGCTTCCTGGGAAGTGAACAGTGGGCAGTGATTCACATTGTGGAGCAGCGAGTGCGCTTCTACCCAGTCGCCTTCTTTTGCTGCTGGGGGCCAGGTGGGTATCTTAATGGAAAGAGCTGGGCAATGGAGAGGGCACTGTTGGGTTCTCATCAAGCAAAGTGGTCTCATGAAGAAAGATGACTACAAAGACCTGTCCAGCTTGTCAAATTTAAGTTGGTTCCActcatattttcagttttctccaACCTCCTTAACTTCTTATGTTTTGGAAATTAAGATAGACATTTGATGCAACCTGATATGAGAGGTAATGTCCTGATTGAACTCGAGATATTAATACCTGTTCTTCCTGCTACATAAAGTTGCAGTGAGGATCAGACTGGTTAATGTTTATGAAAGACCTTCTTAAActctaaaatgttaaaaagtgtAACTTATTACCTTTCTGTAGTAAATCTTGCCACCATTGCCATGCTTAATTTGCAAAGTTTCAGTTTAACCAATGAGGAGTAAAAGTTGGAGACCCAAGGCCCAGTGGTTTATAAGAGCTTAATCCCACTGCTGGTCTTCATTATGCCCATAGCTCCCATTCTAACAGTGCTGAGGCATGTATACTGAAGGCAGCCGGGACTGGCAACAAGATTCCTCTTTGTGTCTTCACAGCTATCATCTTGATGATCATGAAGCTGATCAAGCCACAGGACACCAAGCTTCACATGGCTCTCTATGTCCTCCAGGTAATACATTCAACACCAGCATCTCTAGTCTCACCCTTCTTATCCTAGTCTCTTATACTGCCATTATTCTgtaagcacagtttttccttctcTAGGTATTTCaacattgcaaaagaaaaaatatgttatttatatttagttaTGAAGAATATGAACTTTTCCTCACAGCTGAGGTGGATACTTTTGTGAAAGTGCTCTCATGCATTTCAAAGCATATGTATGGCTGGTCAActtcattttattgatgtatttttaaggaaaacaaGATTTACCAGCAAATGTTCTTATAAAACACTAATAGTGACCTGATTCTCTCCCATCCAAGTGAACAGAATGGGTAAATTAGCTATTCCAGGTGAATGGGAAGAGAGTAGTAGAAAAATGGAATGCTTCTCTTTTATCTTCCTTTATCAGATttaagaaagcttttttttttttttgcttttttttttttgtatttttctgaagctggaaatggggagagacagtcagacagactcccgcatgcgcccgaccgggatccacccggcacgcccaccagggggtgacgctctgcccaccagggggtgatgctctgcccctctggggcgtcgctctgttgtgaccagagccactctagcgcctggggcagaggccaaggagccatccccagcacccgggccatctttgctccaatggagcctcgctgcgagaggggaagagagagacagagaggaaggagagggggaggggtggagaagccgatgggtgcttctcctgtgtgccctggccgggaatcgaacccaggacttctgcacgccaggccgacgctctaccactgagccagccagccagggccttaagaaAGCTTTTGGGGCTACCTGACTATGCTGATAGGGCAGTTTTTTCTCGGACCTAACCTGGGAAATGGGGCAATAAGGAGGGGCATTGAAACCACTTCATTGTCCTTATGTGTATACTAAAAATATGGCTAACTCTCTATCATCCATAACAAATAAAGTGTGAAGAATGAGTTCAGGAAGagctagaaaaatattaaaaagtaacgCCAGATCTTGATGTATGAGATTGAAGAAATGTAACAACACTTTCTAAATAAGGGAACAGGGACTATTCCCTGGATCTCTGAAAACCTGAAGGATGGGCTCCATCACCCCTTCATCTCCTCTAGGCTCTAACAGCATCATCCCAGGGTCTGCTCAACTGTGGAGTATATGGATGGACACAGTACAAGTTCTTTCAACTAAAGCAAGAGGCTCGGCGTGATGCAGACACCCAGACACCATTATTATGCTCTCAGAAGAGATTATATAGCAGGGGCCTAGATCCATTGGAGTCTACCCTTGCTTTTACCACCAGCACTTCCaccattctttaaaactataataCTATAATACGGGGACTGGAGTTATTTCACACTAAGGCATTGGGAAGAGTGTTGGGGAACATCATAAGTCTTTTCTAACCATGCCTAAAACTAGGGAAGTGAAAGGGAGTATAGTGCCATTGTTAGTCGCTGTTCTAGAAAAATTGGGCAGgatctctttattattttcagatTCACTAGTGATTCCTAAAGTCTTTGTTCAGGGAGATGAAGCCACTTTCTATCTATGAGATGGACTCATATTACCTCGATGAATATTAGATTTGTCTAAgtcttttctagaaaaaaattccagtttattatttatacatatcaCTTTAGGCTCTCTACTCCATGGTTGCAGGGAAATAGGGTGGTGTGCAACAATTTGCTCAGATCTCATTGCTGTTACAGTCTCTGAGGTTGGACAAAGACAGTGCTGGGTTTCTGTTCTTTGAAGAGACTTGGAAACTCAAAATAAGCAAGGCcaacaactattaaaaaaatgacaatgggatCCCCAGATATATCACTTTCTAGTCTAGTATGTTCAGTGCTATTCTAGGTCTTGACAATAGAGATCACCCTACTCTATAAAATTAAAGCCAATCTTTTGAAATTATAGGGAATAATAAGATTTAAGATAATTCGTAACTAAAGGAAACTAGGAATCAAAAACTCTAAACTCATTTACAAGCAGAAGTCCTAAGTTGGTTTAATAGTGCCTGGACATTGAGTTAGGTTGAATCATATTAACTTGACATTTTTGTAGGTGAAAATGGTCTAACATCAGTTTTACATGGTTCAATATAACAGTGGTAATTATGTTTTTAGAACaaatgagtgaacaaatgaatgaatgactaataAGTAGAATTTGAACCTTTTGGGAATGAAAAGATTCTtagactagagcagtggttctcaacctgtgggtcgcgaccccggcgggggtcgaacgaccaaaactcagggatcgcctaaagccataggaaaataCATACTAGAGAGTCTCATTTATGGGTAGAAATGTCTaatctgtttcttcctcttcaatcacaTAACAAGTGATGTTTGCTTGTTCTCTCAGTTAAATTATGAACAAGTCCAGTCTGAGGCCAGGATATCAGATACTATGATGCcaaaacaaaagggaaaacagATGGACAAAGTGACTGGaaggaaaatttataaaatatctggAACTCATAATCAAATGCTTCTCACCTGATAAATTCCCTTAGTCTTTCTGTTCAGTGCAAAATTCTTAAGATTAAAGAAAATTGACAGGGTAGATAACAATGGGAGATTTCATAGGATACTCTGAAAAGTAAGTTCCAGAGAGCTTTCCAAAGGAAATCTCCATAGGAATTTTAGGGAGTCGATAACAGCTCTTTAGATTTTAGGCCATGAGCTTCAGCCTTACTATGGAGGATAACATGATGACTCTGTTCTGTCAACATCACATCTTGAGTCCTCTCATTGCCCCAAAGCTCTGGAGACCTGATTTCTGGGTAGCACAGGACAAGAAAGATTGCCTTACCTAGGGAGCTGCTTTaacttcttttaatttaaaaactaacaagCGTTTGGCATTCAGAAAGATGGATGGAAGCAAGAAAGAAGTCCCATCTTCACAGACCTTGATGGGCACTAGAACTAAGGAATCCATTCTTAAAATGTCcttccaatattattttatattagaaagAATTACCAAATATTTGTCAAGTTTGGTCATCTTGCTTTTTTGATGAATTTTGTGCATTGACGCTGGTCTTAGATCTTCTGTGGATGTAAGCAAACGAAAAGATAGTAggaatgagaaataataaaagattaagTAAGATGCAGATTAGGATGATCAGTATTTTGTcatacagagagtcagaaaggacACGTGAAGCTGGGCCACTGTTTAAACTGTACCCCATAACCCTTGAACTCACATGTAGGAGGAGCATAGACAATAGACATGGTGGCAGTTCTTAAAATTGTTGCAAATACTTCTCTCATGAAACTTGTTCAGGTTCCAGTCATAGTGAAGTATAGTGATATCATAGCAGTTTGGATTGATACAGATCTTCTGTGGACCACATGGGATATCATCCTTCAACTTCTTCTCAACAGCCCAGTCTGTAACTTAAGAAAACTGTACTTTAACCCATGTGGTCTGCATGCGGAACTGGGTAAATGTTTGATATTTTTCAGTGTATGGGAGCCTTTGGATGTTTTCACATAGCAGCCTCCCACATTTAACATCTGTTGACTTTCACTTGCTGAAGACCTTAAATATCCCTTTAGATTCACTACCACAGCTTCCAGACCTGTCCCTCATGGTATTCATGTAATGATAGCAAATTTCCCAGGCAACTTCTCTGCCCTATTCAGAGATTTTAGCACACTTATTCTCTAGGCTTTGCCACCAGCGCTGGTAACAATGCCCTTGTTATATGCAAGGGGTGCCATCTTGCATGTATGTATTGTTCTGCACCAGGTCTGCATCTTGCTTGAAAGTATTTGTCTATAATGGAGGTACCATTACAGTATTCTTGGAGGTTGCACTCATCCACATTGAAGCAGCAAGGTATAGTTTGCCTTTATAAATCTGCAATTTTACAGCAAGATGGAAATGCACAATCTGAACCCCTTCAGCCAGCATAAGGACAGACAACAGTGATCCTTTTGACAATCAAGGACATTGTCATAATCACCTCCTTCTCTTTTATCCACTCTCCTCTTTCCACTGTATGAATTTCCAAAGGAGCTTTGTAACTGAGGTTTATGAAACAGGCATCTCCCTCTGTGCTTATATAACAGCTGATGGAAGTAGTGGAACCTGCAGTTGCTGAAGCCAATATCTATAATAATAACTTAATGTACAGTGCAGAGGTCCAGCCAGGGCATTTGCAGGCCATACGGCTATGCTTTATTTTCAAGTTGTGGCCAAGTGCATGAGCCATGCGAGCTGCATAATGTGGTATATCTTCAAGACTAGAGACTGGTTGCATCCTCATCACTTGGCCCTGGTACTTCCCAAGATTTTGGCCAATAGTCATATGAGCAACATCATGCTTCACTCTTCTCAAAAGGTGCCAGTTTCtccaaaatttttgaaatatttctgcaTAGACTGGGAGATTTTTACTAGGTTTCTCTGTGTTTATATCTCAACTTAGTAAAAACTTTCACAAATAACTTTTTCATGTACCTATTGACCAGGGTACGGGCATCCATTATAATCTGTTTGTCTTGGTAACACTATTATTTGGAATCTCTTGTCAACACCAATAAACATGTACATGTGTGGGAAGTGTCCACATATAGGGCATGTTAACTGAGGAGGGTTCTCTTCTGCTCTGAAATAGTGAATTGGTTAAGGGCTAAGAGCCCATCCTTTTTGTCTCCACAGACTGCATAAGACTCAACTGATTCTAAAGATAGGCTATAAATCATATGCTTAAAATTCTTTGAAGTACAGGCAAAAGAGTTCCATATAAGGTCAGAATTCCCTTAACCCTGAGCAAGTGCTATAGTCACAGAGCATCCAGATCACTCTCTGAATACCCATTCATCCTGAATAAAAGGCATATCCAAGCCCAGTGTCCTATTTTGAAATGTATAAACAGGAAAGTTGTTGACAAATAATCCCTTCTCTTGCTTCAAATTAATAATATGCCATTTTTCTTGTATGAGCAAGTCATAGGCcacatttttctgctttttttattcaattctctGAACATCATTAGATTCTAGGGATGACTATCTCATCATAAAGCTAGATCACATGCAGCTTAATATGGGAAGGGCCCATTCTCAAGCATCCTACCTTGGGAATTATGGAAGAGAAATCAACCTTACCATGAGCATTTGATTCATAGAAGAAAGGGCAGAGAAAGAGGCAAAGTTTCTAATTGGGTTGTCATGGCCTAAATGAAATAGCTAGTGATCCCAGACCTCTGTCTCTCGGTTGCCTTCCCTGGGACCCAAATCTTTGTGACACAGTCTTTTGGCCAAAGCTCAAAGCTATGCTGCATGCCAGGACAGTTGCTCCCACCCTTGAGTATTACATGATGACACTGCATTTTGCCTGTGtctcttcctgttcttttttttttctgacagagacagagagagtcagagagagggacaaacagggacagacagacaggaagggagagagatgagaagcatcaattctttgttgtggcaccttagttgttcattgatagctttttcatatgtaccttggccagggggctacagcagactgagtgaccctttgctcgagccagcgaccttgggcccaagccagtgagccttgctcaaactacaatagatgagcccacactcaagctggcaatctcggggtctcgaacctgggtcctccacgtcccagtcccacgctctatctactgcaccaccgcctattCAGGCTTTTCCTGTTCTTGTTGTGTGTTCTTTCTTTAGGAGTATGTTTACTTTGCATCGTTTCTCAAAGAACAAAAGTTATATTGTTACTTAGCTGTGCTCCTGCTATCTTTATAGAGGGGTATACCAAGGAGAGGAAACTATCAAAGGTCCAGCCAGTACTATGACCCAGAATCAAgccctgagaaaagaaaaaaatacgtTAACGACCttcccccagccccagtccccATGGAACAGCCTTCTCCTCCTATCGTCTGTTATTCTTTTGAGTTGTTGAAACTAAAGGTTCCAGAGCAGGGGTTTCTGGATCTGTGGGTAGGTCACAGGCCTCTGCTGTCCAGTGCCTTTTGCACCATTTCCTACTCTGTACCATACAGCTCATTTTAAACCTCCAatccttttccttttattcctcattatttacaatatgtttatttatttgctcaATCCTGGAAtacatgtaaattattttttagaataactAAACTATGCCTCTGGAAAAAGCAAGTATATGATCTGGAGAACAATGTTTGTGTCTTTAACCTTAGGGAACAAGGTCAAAATGATGTTCTTCAAAACTATTTAGGATAGTCCTTATCCATCTAGACCTATTGAGTGTAGTTAcagtattcattttaaatatagttaGTCTTGGGTGGTGTAGGTAAACACGGTACTCGCCTCCTTCCTCAACCACATCAGAATCACAACTAAACTGAGgtttccagtcaagatggcagcgTAGCTAAACATGGTACTCACCTCATCCCACAGCTACATCAGAATTACAACCAAACTTCAGAACAACCATCCTTCAGAACTAGCTGAAATCTGGCTGAACGGAAGCCCTACAATGAGGGAATTAAAGAAGCAACATTGAAATTAGTAGGAGGGTGGAGATGGAGAACAGGCTGGTCTCACACTCgtatgtggcagataaaaatcaaGGGGGATATCTTGGCTTGTAGAGGTTCCCCCcgaggagtgaggggtcccaggcCCCCCCAGCCCAAGTTCCAGTGCCAAGAAGAGCAGTCCTCATAATTTCTGGTTGTAAAAACTAGTGGAGATGGAAGCTGGGGAAGACGGAGGGCTAATGGAGTCCCAAGCAATTTCTATAAAGGGCCTGTACATGGACTTACTCTGATTCACTCCCTCTGGCTCTCGCACTGGGATATTAGCTTAAAAGGCACCAAGAACATATAGGAAGTAACTGAATTGCCAA from Saccopteryx leptura isolate mSacLep1 chromosome 2, mSacLep1_pri_phased_curated, whole genome shotgun sequence carries:
- the TMEM116 gene encoding transmembrane protein 116 isoform X1; the encoded protein is MAFLPEARILTDSPDLVYSAIQWIQFIMATLSVIGSSSLIAYAVFQNIQKSPEIRPLFYLSFSDLLLGICWLIEALLYGTSAPNKDIVCYNLQAVGQREEREKRGIIKSLLLLCALTGQARGFKPATSASQVNALSTAPPQIFYISSFLYTVNYIWYLYKELRMKHTQSGQSTFSLVTDNTCRVGQIAIILSSLIPLLLMVPVFCLGNASECFHNFSQSHRCILMYSPPSAMADLLPSANTSVCRTLYFYGLTIFLASFLLSLFTIVVLLIQAQALYKKFVKSTGFLGSEQWAVIHIVEQRVRFYPVAFFCCWGPAIILMIMKLIKPQDTKLHMALYVLQALTASSQGLLNCGVYGWTQYKFFQLKQEARRDADTQTPLLCSQKRLYSRGLDPLESTLAFTTSTSTIL
- the TMEM116 gene encoding transmembrane protein 116 isoform X5, coding for MAFLPEARILTDSPDLVYSAIQWIQFIMATLSVIGSSSLIAYAVFQNIQKSPEIRPLFYLSFSDLLLGICWLIEALLYGTSAPNKDIVCYNLQAVGQIFYISSFLYTVNYIWYLYKELRMKHTQSGQSTFSLVTDNTCRVGQIAIILSSLIPLLLMVPVFCLGNASECFHNFSQSHRCILMYSPPSAMADLLPSANTSVCRTLYFYGLTIFLASFLLSLFTIVVLLIQAQALYKKFVKSTGFLGSEQWAVIHIVEQRVRFYPVAFFCCWGPAIILMIMKLIKPQDTKLHMALYVLQALTASSQGLLNCGVYGWTQYKFFQLKQEARRDADTQTPLLCSQKRLYSRGLDPLESTLAFTTSTSTIL
- the TMEM116 gene encoding transmembrane protein 116 isoform X3; translation: MATLSVIGSSSLIAYAVFQNIQKSPEIRPLFYLSFSDLLLGICWLIEALLYGTSAPNKDIVCYNLQAVGQREEREKRGIIKSLLLLCALTGQARGFKPATSASQVNALSTAPPQIFYISSFLYTVNYIWYLYKELRMKHTQSGQSTFSLVTDNTCRVGQIAIILSSLIPLLLMVPVFCLGNASECFHNFSQSHRCILMYSPPSAMADLLPSANTSVCRTLYFYGLTIFLASFLLSLFTIVVLLIQAQALYKKFVKSTGFLGSEQWAVIHIVEQRVRFYPVAFFCCWGPAIILMIMKLIKPQDTKLHMALYVLQALTASSQGLLNCGVYGWTQYKFFQLKQEARRDADTQTPLLCSQKRLYSRGLDPLESTLAFTTSTSTIL